GGTTTTGCTGGCATTCGAGCGAAGCGCGGAAAGGCGCTCCCGAGGGATGGCCGAGCAGGCGTGCCCGTGCCGCTGGCCTCGCGGCGCGACCCGCGTGTAGAGTCCGCGCCGCCTTCTTCCTACACGGCAAGCCATGACCTCGCGCCGCCGCGCGCCCGAACCGACAGACCCGCCCCTGCGCCCGGTGAAGACCCGACGGAGGCGTCCGCCCGCCGAGCGCCTCCGCGTCGCGATCCTCTCGCGCAAGGAGCGCCTCTACTCCACGCGGCGCCTGGTGGAGGCCACCCGTGCCTTCGGCCACGAGCCGGTGGTCCTCGACACCCTCCGCTGCGACCTCCTCGTGGAGCAGGGCAAGCCGAGCATCTTCTACGAGGGCCGCGCGCTCGAGGGGATCTCCGTGGCGATCCCGCGGATCGGCGCGTCGATCACCCGGTACGGGATCGCGGTGGTGAACCAGCTCGAGGCCATGGGCATCCCCGTGGTCGCGAGCTCCGGCGCGATCGCGCGCTCGCGGGACAAGCTCCGCTGCCTGCAGGTCCTCGCCTCGTCGCGGATCGACGTCCCCCGGACGGTGATGATGCGCGAGAGGGAACACCTGGAGCTGGCGGTAGAGCAGCTCGGCGGCCTTCCCGTGATCGTGAAGCTCCTCCAGGGCACGCAGGGCGTCGGCGTGATGCTCGCGCACTCCCTCGACGAGCTCGAGTCGACCCTCGACACCATGTGGAACCTCGAGCAGGAGATCCTCCTGCAGGAGTTCGTCGCGGAGTCGCGCGGCAAGGACGTGCGCGCGCTGGTCGTCGGGGATCGCGTCGTGGGCGCCATGCGCCGCGTGGCCAAGG
The Vulgatibacter incomptus DNA segment above includes these coding regions:
- a CDS encoding ATP-grasp domain-containing protein; amino-acid sequence: MTSRRRAPEPTDPPLRPVKTRRRRPPAERLRVAILSRKERLYSTRRLVEATRAFGHEPVVLDTLRCDLLVEQGKPSIFYEGRALEGISVAIPRIGASITRYGIAVVNQLEAMGIPVVASSGAIARSRDKLRCLQVLASSRIDVPRTVMMREREHLELAVEQLGGLPVIVKLLQGTQGVGVMLAHSLDELESTLDTMWNLEQEILLQEFVAESRGKDVRALVVGDRVVGAMRRVAKVEGEFRSNIHRGGSGEPIELPASWAEEAIRAARACGLDVAGVDLLESSAGPRITEINSSPGIEGLERATGKDIAAEIIAHAVSLARGAERVEGRES